In a single window of the Blastopirellula retiformator genome:
- a CDS encoding WD40 repeat domain-containing protein: MFDQFRYRWMLAFVASIFLGLPSAAAHQWNSTDGTLRGEAKLLSVDSERATLKLPDQSVVTQPLASLSRADREFIDAALAKTDAMRALAYNQSHLLLRTIERSDEIPNGKWRSAADPSLVQFAIPADVHIPFKISPSDKHPDSDETFVYASSPSPFVFHAPTRTVCDLRNGEYLSLRKAPAQFAASAISPDGTQLAFLLTRAVGALEISVVIWDVALDAQVRTITLPTLDDNNPRFDLFDFAGAGRIVAKEFSAKHILNITLSDGLIKKLPCDGSSATDGGFVLSPGGQFLFFYPDMGESDKLLVYDLITSKPHGHLMIPPHPQGPVEKTIAHINTAIGLNQYRRARLWIDSADGMSVSPDGRYLMFFLERHYSGEAVCYDVERGAIVGHQDLGDDQNPDAITWYGENRGCVLDGKTFVDRKSCEICYERTRPPGEMYESARFVDVDKLAYVDREGLHVVRISQWEMEKRTQGYAAGATDDDADLPILTASPNPSAPKPWQVKAAAPLTVAPATVVAPPQSAKFSDNVPQPRWKEACATDSGRIVVRDRDKGVTSFDMKTGLRARYVPPELTNADVHDVSASGRYALLSLGSRYRLDVFDAATMKPYASIRTSSKLFDRKNEVVWGGLIDDQHMAAVTQGGVLTCWTIPSCHQVYSVQLPFLPTSAVLSPQRERIFISGAPSDGIAILDSASGDAIGGLRDNTLGGFEGKMAAAAFTRDGKKLSVAYEAAGDPLFSTWDLEAGLAIKHVKSELMVQRLAYSDQGDLLAIVRDGYRSNAVLFQNGSLGAPQAIQPSTSRGSSPEFVIAGRKIWYLDDGRLFPLPIPTLAAGGSR; this comes from the coding sequence ATGTTCGACCAATTCCGCTACCGCTGGATGCTAGCGTTTGTCGCGTCAATTTTTCTCGGCTTGCCGTCCGCTGCTGCGCACCAGTGGAACTCCACCGATGGAACCTTGCGCGGCGAGGCCAAATTACTGTCGGTCGATTCCGAGCGGGCCACGCTGAAGCTGCCTGATCAAAGCGTCGTCACGCAGCCGCTGGCCTCCCTCAGCCGCGCCGATCGCGAATTTATCGACGCCGCGCTCGCCAAGACCGATGCGATGCGGGCCCTGGCCTACAACCAGTCGCACTTGTTGCTGCGAACGATTGAGCGCAGCGACGAAATCCCCAACGGCAAATGGCGTTCGGCGGCCGATCCGTCGCTGGTGCAATTCGCCATCCCGGCCGACGTCCACATTCCGTTCAAAATCAGTCCGTCCGACAAGCATCCCGATTCCGACGAAACTTTCGTCTACGCATCGAGCCCTAGTCCCTTCGTCTTTCACGCGCCGACGCGAACCGTCTGCGATCTGCGTAACGGCGAATATCTCTCGCTGAGAAAAGCGCCGGCGCAATTTGCTGCGTCGGCGATTTCGCCCGACGGCACGCAGCTGGCGTTCTTGTTGACGCGGGCCGTCGGCGCCCTTGAGATCAGCGTGGTGATCTGGGATGTCGCCCTCGACGCGCAGGTTCGCACCATCACGTTGCCGACGCTCGACGACAACAATCCTCGCTTCGACCTGTTCGACTTCGCCGGAGCCGGCCGCATCGTCGCCAAAGAATTTTCGGCCAAGCATATTCTCAACATCACGCTCAGCGACGGACTGATCAAAAAGCTGCCGTGCGACGGCAGTTCGGCCACCGACGGCGGCTTTGTGCTCAGCCCTGGCGGGCAGTTCCTCTTCTTCTATCCCGACATGGGCGAATCGGACAAGCTGCTGGTGTACGATCTGATCACCAGCAAACCGCATGGCCACCTGATGATCCCACCTCATCCGCAAGGCCCGGTCGAAAAGACGATCGCGCACATCAACACGGCGATCGGTCTGAACCAATATCGCCGCGCACGACTCTGGATCGACTCGGCCGACGGCATGTCGGTTTCGCCAGATGGACGCTACTTGATGTTTTTTCTGGAACGCCACTACAGCGGAGAAGCGGTCTGCTACGACGTGGAGCGCGGCGCCATCGTCGGTCACCAAGATCTTGGAGACGACCAGAATCCAGACGCGATCACATGGTACGGCGAAAACCGGGGCTGCGTGTTGGACGGCAAGACGTTCGTCGACCGCAAGAGCTGCGAGATCTGCTACGAGCGAACTCGGCCGCCGGGTGAGATGTACGAATCGGCCCGCTTCGTCGACGTCGACAAATTGGCGTATGTCGATCGCGAGGGACTGCACGTGGTTCGCATAAGCCAATGGGAGATGGAGAAACGGACCCAGGGGTACGCCGCCGGCGCGACCGACGACGACGCCGACCTGCCGATCCTGACCGCGTCGCCTAATCCGTCGGCGCCGAAGCCATGGCAGGTCAAAGCGGCCGCTCCCTTGACCGTGGCGCCAGCGACCGTCGTCGCCCCGCCGCAATCGGCCAAATTCAGCGACAATGTGCCGCAGCCGCGGTGGAAAGAGGCCTGCGCCACCGACAGCGGGCGAATCGTCGTCCGGGACCGCGACAAGGGCGTGACCAGCTTCGATATGAAGACGGGGCTGCGGGCTCGCTATGTCCCGCCAGAATTGACCAACGCCGACGTGCATGACGTCTCGGCCAGCGGCCGCTATGCTCTGCTTTCGCTGGGGAGCAGGTATCGGCTCGACGTCTTCGACGCCGCGACGATGAAACCGTACGCTTCGATCCGGACCAGCAGTAAGCTGTTCGATCGCAAAAACGAGGTCGTCTGGGGCGGGCTGATCGATGACCAGCACATGGCGGCGGTGACCCAAGGGGGCGTGCTGACCTGCTGGACGATTCCGAGCTGCCATCAGGTCTACAGCGTCCAACTGCCATTCCTACCAACGAGCGCCGTGCTCAGTCCACAGCGCGAACGCATCTTCATTTCGGGCGCCCCGAGCGACGGCATCGCGATCCTTGACTCGGCGAGCGGTGATGCGATTGGAGGCCTGAGAGACAACACGCTCGGCGGCTTTGAGGGGAAAATGGCGGCGGCCGCCTTTACGCGCGATGGCAAGAAGCTGTCGGTCGCCTACGAAGCGGCCGGCGACCCGCTTTTTTCGACCTGGGACTTAGAAGCCGGCCTGGCCATCAAGCATGTGAAAAGCGAGCTAATGGTCCAGCGGCTCGCCTATTCCGATCAAGGAGACCTGCTGGCGATCGTTCGCGACGGGTACCGAAGCAACGCGGTCCTGTTCCAGAATGGATCGCTCGGCGCGCCGCAAGCGATTCAACCTTCGACCTCCCGCGGCTCGTCGCCAGAGTTCGTCATCGCTGGTCGCAAGATTTGGTACCTGGATGACGGTCGCTTGTTTCCGCTGCCAATCCCGACGCTAGCTGCCGGAGGATCGCGATGA
- a CDS encoding diguanylate cyclase domain-containing protein, translating into MSVLTIDILLSIGCTAIGMACGWFLFGNHPSSPIRQLANAVTALLDYLRGQPQATTAKQVVVAAEESQKTAPDHEPKTGGDALANITQDELSKLLEQVHALTESVRSDVGEHTDRMARINEGLASRTTDASSVTDAISNLIDANKSLGDRLNQAEMRLLEQSQIIQSQTVEARTDPLTGLPNRRVFDHEMSRRMQDFQQSRRPTSLIMLDIDHFKKFNDTYGHMAGDEVLKNAARTLERVAATIGGAAIRFGGEEFAIILPGSNIFDSQIAAARVVRAVASMEIVFEEKLLQVTTSVGVAEFSRSDDEASLLKRADSALYAAKNAGRNRAYWNDGEKSRPVLSDSQKPEAAPVAESPPAEPKRATVSDANQFRADVNRRLHQFKRDSLPISLVLLEVDRYDEFLQNNGQGVIKAFNDTLERMLIAAMRDMDHVGRVSDGRYGILLPSASINRAAAVSGRLRKAVERFKIRKDDEVRQFTISCGVTEALAGDGLDHIFLRAEAALGKAIEVHGNRVALCGSEMEIDSPILIRTSSAADRSEPGSTATAR; encoded by the coding sequence ATGAGCGTCTTAACTATCGACATCCTATTGAGCATCGGCTGCACCGCCATTGGAATGGCGTGCGGATGGTTCCTATTTGGAAATCATCCATCGTCGCCAATTCGACAACTTGCCAATGCCGTAACCGCGCTGCTCGACTACCTGCGTGGACAGCCGCAAGCGACCACTGCGAAGCAAGTTGTCGTCGCCGCGGAAGAATCGCAGAAAACAGCCCCCGACCACGAACCGAAAACCGGCGGCGACGCCCTGGCCAACATCACGCAGGACGAACTGAGCAAATTGCTGGAACAAGTGCATGCGTTGACCGAGTCGGTTCGCAGCGATGTCGGCGAGCATACCGATCGCATGGCCCGCATCAACGAAGGCCTGGCGTCTCGCACGACCGACGCCAGTTCGGTGACCGACGCCATCAGCAACCTGATCGACGCCAACAAGTCGCTCGGCGACCGTTTGAATCAAGCCGAGATGCGGCTGCTCGAACAATCCCAAATCATCCAATCGCAGACGGTCGAAGCGCGCACCGACCCGTTGACCGGGCTCCCCAACCGGCGCGTCTTCGATCATGAGATGTCGCGCCGCATGCAAGACTTCCAGCAATCGCGACGTCCTACGTCGCTGATCATGCTCGACATCGATCATTTCAAAAAATTCAACGACACCTACGGGCACATGGCGGGGGACGAGGTTCTGAAGAACGCGGCCCGCACCTTAGAGCGAGTCGCCGCCACGATCGGCGGCGCCGCGATTCGTTTCGGCGGCGAAGAGTTCGCCATCATCCTGCCGGGCTCCAACATCTTCGATTCGCAAATCGCCGCCGCTCGCGTCGTACGAGCCGTTGCGTCGATGGAAATTGTGTTTGAAGAAAAACTGCTGCAGGTCACCACCAGCGTCGGCGTGGCCGAATTCAGCCGCAGCGACGACGAAGCGAGCCTGCTCAAACGAGCCGACTCGGCCTTGTACGCCGCCAAGAACGCCGGCCGCAATCGGGCCTACTGGAATGATGGCGAAAAGTCGCGTCCGGTGCTGAGCGATTCGCAAAAGCCGGAAGCGGCGCCGGTTGCCGAATCTCCGCCGGCCGAACCGAAACGGGCGACCGTGTCGGACGCGAACCAATTTCGGGCCGACGTCAACCGCCGCTTGCACCAATTCAAACGAGACTCGTTGCCGATCTCCCTGGTTCTCTTGGAAGTCGATCGCTATGACGAGTTCCTCCAGAACAACGGCCAAGGAGTCATTAAAGCGTTCAACGACACGCTGGAACGGATGCTGATCGCCGCCATGCGAGACATGGATCACGTCGGTCGCGTCTCGGACGGACGTTACGGAATCTTGCTTCCCTCGGCCAGCATCAACCGCGCGGCCGCCGTTTCGGGTCGTCTGCGAAAAGCGGTCGAGCGATTCAAGATTCGTAAGGATGACGAGGTTCGTCAATTCACGATCTCGTGCGGCGTTACCGAAGCGCTCGCCGGCGACGGCCTGGATCACATTTTCCTGCGTGCCGAAGCGGCGCTGGGCAAAGCGATCGAAGTGCACGGCAACCGAGTCGCGCTGTGCGGCAGCGAAATGGAAATCGATTCTCCGATTCTCATTCGCACCTCTTCGGCGGCCGACCGTAGCGAACCAGGCTCGACGGCGACGGCGCGATAG
- a CDS encoding response regulator transcription factor: protein MNPKETQLPGLPRGPRVVLVDDDEAIMRCVGRVLEMDEGIEIVGQTDHAQAGVLMVYDLRPDVVLMDIHMPGADPFLACREIQAKLDGACQVLYYTAFPRDKYLDRCIAAGAAGVVSKHSESIRNVALAIRHVAAGNTYFSPELAQRLIELEAGQPMSRIATLTHREILVLRELASGKTQAEIAQALDLSERTVNKEVGDLKEKLSLRSLNELLIFAVNEGLAHPELIHQYGS, encoded by the coding sequence ATGAATCCGAAAGAGACGCAGCTGCCTGGGCTGCCGCGCGGACCGCGCGTCGTCCTGGTAGACGACGATGAAGCGATCATGCGCTGCGTGGGACGCGTGCTGGAAATGGACGAAGGGATCGAAATTGTCGGTCAGACCGATCATGCCCAGGCCGGCGTTCTGATGGTCTATGATCTGCGTCCCGACGTCGTCCTGATGGATATTCATATGCCCGGCGCCGATCCGTTTCTCGCCTGCCGCGAGATTCAGGCGAAGCTGGACGGGGCCTGCCAGGTGTTGTACTACACGGCGTTCCCCCGCGACAAATACCTCGATCGCTGCATCGCCGCCGGAGCGGCCGGCGTGGTGTCGAAGCATTCCGAATCGATTCGCAATGTCGCTCTGGCGATTCGCCATGTGGCGGCCGGCAACACCTACTTCTCGCCAGAGCTGGCCCAGCGGTTGATTGAACTGGAAGCGGGTCAGCCGATGTCGCGAATCGCCACGCTCACTCATCGCGAGATTCTGGTGCTGCGCGAGTTGGCGTCCGGCAAGACGCAGGCCGAGATCGCGCAAGCGCTCGACCTGAGCGAACGGACCGTCAACAAGGAAGTGGGCGACCTAAAAGAGAAGCTCTCGCTACGATCTTTGAACGAGCTGTTGATCTTTGCGGTAAACGAAGGACTCGCTCATCCCGAGCTGATTCACCAGTACGGTTCTTGA
- a CDS encoding glutathione peroxidase, with product MMRVLFSGGVFAAVFALASIASASDALLEGEVKSLEGEKVDLSKYKGKVVLVVNVASKCGKTPQYKPLQALYEKYHDQGLEVVGFPCNQFGGQEPGTLLEIREFCTDKYNVTFDMMEKIDVNGPETATIYKKLKSFPRDPGDVKWNFEKFLIGRDGAVVERFRSPVEPDSADVVKKIETELKKD from the coding sequence ATGATGCGAGTCTTGTTCAGCGGCGGCGTCTTTGCGGCGGTCTTCGCCCTGGCTTCGATCGCTTCGGCGTCGGACGCGTTGCTCGAAGGCGAAGTGAAATCGCTGGAAGGCGAGAAGGTCGATCTCTCGAAATACAAAGGCAAGGTCGTGCTGGTCGTCAACGTCGCCAGCAAGTGCGGCAAGACCCCGCAGTACAAGCCCCTGCAAGCGCTGTACGAAAAGTATCATGACCAAGGCCTGGAAGTCGTCGGCTTCCCCTGCAACCAGTTCGGCGGCCAGGAGCCGGGCACCCTGCTGGAGATTCGGGAGTTCTGCACCGACAAGTACAACGTCACCTTCGACATGATGGAAAAGATCGACGTCAACGGTCCCGAAACCGCCACGATCTACAAGAAGCTGAAAAGTTTCCCCCGCGATCCGGGCGACGTGAAATGGAACTTTGAAAAGTTCCTGATCGGTCGTGACGGCGCAGTGGTCGAACGTTTCCGCTCGCCGGTCGAACCTGATTCGGCCGACGTCGTGAAGAAGATCGAAACCGAATTGAAGAAAGACTAA
- a CDS encoding DOMON domain-containing protein → MSTVLSPPFLFRFATPIRYRSKIWSDRSLAFGEEFRLQSFGLLEGKRQFADVRAAWNERGIAFSINVTGKRQAAWCRESRAVESDGLQVWIDTRATNNVHRATKFCHRYVFLPTGGGHSLREPAADQLLINRARENAKPIRPGELRIRSLMKADGYTLECCVPATALTGYDPSEYDRIGFYYAVMDRELGWQNFSVGTQFPFDEDPSTWGVCELVRD, encoded by the coding sequence ATGTCGACCGTCCTTTCCCCGCCGTTCCTGTTTCGTTTTGCGACGCCGATCCGCTATCGCTCGAAAATCTGGAGCGATCGGTCGTTGGCGTTTGGCGAAGAGTTTCGGCTGCAATCGTTTGGGCTCCTCGAGGGAAAGCGGCAGTTTGCCGACGTGCGGGCCGCCTGGAACGAGCGCGGCATCGCCTTTTCGATCAACGTGACCGGCAAACGGCAGGCCGCCTGGTGTCGCGAAAGCCGCGCGGTCGAAAGCGACGGCCTACAGGTCTGGATCGACACTCGCGCCACCAACAACGTGCACCGCGCCACCAAGTTTTGCCACCGATACGTCTTCTTGCCGACCGGCGGGGGACATTCGCTGCGCGAGCCGGCCGCCGACCAGTTGCTGATCAATCGGGCGCGTGAGAACGCCAAACCGATCCGCCCCGGCGAACTCCGAATTCGCAGCCTGATGAAAGCGGACGGCTACACGCTGGAGTGCTGCGTTCCGGCGACGGCGCTGACCGGATACGATCCGAGCGAATACGATCGGATCGGTTTCTACTACGCGGTGATGGATCGTGAACTGGGCTGGCAGAACTTCAGCGTTGGCACGCAGTTTCCGTTTGACGAAGACCCCAGCACCTGGGGCGTCTGCGAACTGGTTCGCGACTAG
- a CDS encoding DUF1559 family PulG-like putative transporter, producing the protein MKTSTPKGFTLVELLVVIAIIGVLIALLLPAVQQAREAARRMTCSNHMKQLGLALHNYHDTNLVFPPGVLADGLNDGLNSFPTNMSWMPMILPFIEQGPLHDQLSPYMKTRSSSSFPTALFDTPIETLMCPSDPNRGQTGEVHNSGNADPPPDYDDGFHGNYLLCHGSEEITTTTDNAASGMFYYLSKHDFSSVTDGTSNTVFAAEILLAPSNIAGKRDWRGRYYRAEHLSSILSTLLPPNTTASDKMRTCEGAPANPIYAPCTQSTNTQVIYARSQHPGGAMTMFGDASVRFVPETIDTITWNRLGTRAGGEVTDF; encoded by the coding sequence ATGAAAACATCAACACCCAAGGGCTTTACGCTCGTTGAGTTGCTGGTGGTGATCGCCATTATTGGCGTACTCATCGCCTTGTTACTCCCCGCCGTTCAGCAAGCGCGCGAAGCGGCACGCCGAATGACCTGCTCCAATCACATGAAGCAACTTGGATTGGCGCTGCACAACTACCACGACACCAACCTGGTTTTTCCTCCCGGCGTTCTCGCCGATGGGCTGAATGATGGCCTGAACTCGTTCCCGACCAACATGTCGTGGATGCCGATGATCTTGCCGTTTATTGAGCAAGGTCCGCTGCACGACCAACTCTCGCCGTACATGAAAACGCGCTCCTCTTCCAGCTTTCCGACAGCGCTATTCGACACGCCGATCGAAACGCTGATGTGTCCCTCCGACCCCAACCGGGGGCAAACCGGCGAAGTGCATAACTCCGGCAATGCCGATCCGCCGCCGGATTACGACGACGGTTTCCATGGCAACTACCTGCTTTGTCACGGTAGCGAAGAGATCACGACCACGACCGACAATGCGGCGAGCGGGATGTTCTATTACCTCTCGAAGCACGACTTCAGCAGCGTGACCGACGGCACCTCCAATACGGTCTTCGCCGCCGAGATCTTGCTGGCGCCCTCCAACATCGCCGGCAAACGCGATTGGCGGGGACGTTACTATCGGGCCGAACATCTCAGCAGCATCCTCAGCACGCTGTTGCCCCCCAACACGACCGCCTCGGACAAGATGCGAACCTGCGAAGGCGCTCCGGCCAACCCGATCTACGCTCCTTGCACGCAGAGCACCAACACCCAGGTGATCTATGCTCGCAGCCAGCATCCTGGCGGCGCGATGACGATGTTTGGCGACGCCAGCGTCCGTTTTGTTCCGGAAACGATCGACACGATCACCTGGAACCGGCTCGGAACGCGCGCCGGCGGCGAAGTCACCGACTTCTAA
- the msrA gene encoding peptide-methionine (S)-S-oxide reductase MsrA, translated as MAEATFGGGCFWCTEAIFQRLVGVSHVEPGYSGGTTDNPTYEAVCQGTTGHAEVIRIEYDPEVIDFTSLLEIFFQTHDPTTLNRQGADVGTQYRSVIFYHDEAQQAAAESFVKQLDEAKEFSAPIITEISPLGNYFPAENYHQNYFAAHPNQSYCAAVIAPKVDKFRRKFAARLKEGGG; from the coding sequence ATGGCGGAAGCGACTTTTGGCGGCGGCTGTTTTTGGTGTACCGAGGCGATTTTCCAGCGGCTGGTCGGCGTTTCGCACGTCGAGCCAGGTTACAGCGGCGGAACGACCGACAACCCGACCTACGAAGCGGTCTGTCAGGGGACGACTGGCCATGCGGAAGTGATCCGCATCGAATACGATCCGGAAGTGATCGACTTTACGTCGCTGCTGGAGATCTTTTTCCAGACGCATGATCCGACCACGCTCAATCGCCAGGGGGCGGATGTCGGCACGCAGTACCGGTCGGTAATCTTCTATCACGACGAAGCTCAGCAGGCGGCGGCCGAGTCGTTTGTGAAGCAGTTGGACGAAGCGAAGGAGTTCAGCGCGCCGATCATCACCGAGATCTCGCCGCTGGGCAATTATTTTCCGGCCGAGAACTATCACCAGAACTATTTCGCCGCCCATCCCAATCAGTCGTACTGTGCGGCGGTTATCGCCCCCAAGGTCGACAAATTTCGGCGGAAATTCGCCGCCAGGCTGAAAGAGGGGGGCGGCTAA
- a CDS encoding tetratricopeptide repeat protein, translating into MSIDPYSNSPCGTDKKIKFYCAEMIPDLEKIERMVAGDQRVAALEVAQKLLERYPDHSVPLFYVAVLQMQVGTEEKIVEALAAFLSKHPDNPAAHALNASYLAAGGQASEAVEELQTALELSPQQLHFTVYEAMGAVGQALLMDSKIPAARAHLMLQSSIAPEDDDMAMQLLMRINSSRELPSLLKTDPTLAECPSDFPKKEEFEAALVEAGGGRWRKAVSLFEQLKSAAPRNAALLENLAVLSSTLGRNEAAIGYLHSYAAAAERGDFEAAVEAEALAQLLSEDPGPQYDMVNVPLAVADLEALLEKLRVDDRANLLPIDLSQLADGDNPPPKIAYWLLDRTVPESAEGLTVENAPNVLGEMLVFGKETDRDARLELSTIKNDKFDEAIATVRDICGDMVGAAGEEKKLGEIPMAESSLTWSWRLPDSISAAQKQALTNERRRQALLESWTAQPQPALDGKTAQEAAGDTSMRVKLAAAVLVLEKAGQAQQWKFDFNELRQKLQLPTLDRLDGTQVDIDSLPSIRLSRVDPATLDDAVLVKVYGRSVISAERGAIRVFAEALLARESLAGQIDKGELYGQLARNCGDSDRAIEYLQQAQVAAVSEGKSPGMWKLAELGLRLERRDAVESQALLNDLTRNHMQEPEVARPLMQLLYQFGIIGADGRPTNMPPGGAPAPGPAAAPPAGGGGGLWTPDNPSAGPAPAGEEPKSKLWMPGMD; encoded by the coding sequence ATGTCGATTGATCCCTATTCGAACTCCCCTTGCGGAACGGATAAAAAAATCAAGTTTTACTGCGCCGAGATGATTCCCGATCTGGAGAAGATCGAGCGAATGGTCGCCGGCGATCAGCGCGTGGCGGCGCTGGAAGTCGCGCAGAAGTTGCTTGAGCGCTATCCCGATCACTCGGTTCCCCTCTTCTACGTTGCGGTCCTGCAGATGCAGGTCGGTACCGAAGAGAAGATCGTCGAGGCGCTGGCCGCGTTCCTCTCGAAGCATCCCGACAACCCCGCGGCCCACGCCCTGAATGCGTCGTATCTGGCCGCTGGCGGTCAAGCCAGCGAAGCGGTCGAAGAACTGCAGACCGCGCTCGAGCTGTCGCCGCAGCAGCTGCACTTTACCGTCTACGAAGCGATGGGCGCTGTCGGCCAGGCGCTGCTCATGGACAGCAAGATCCCGGCCGCCCGGGCGCATCTGATGTTGCAAAGCAGCATCGCGCCGGAAGATGACGACATGGCGATGCAGCTGTTGATGCGGATTAACTCGTCGCGCGAATTGCCGTCGCTGCTGAAGACCGATCCGACGTTGGCCGAGTGCCCCAGCGACTTCCCGAAGAAGGAAGAGTTTGAAGCGGCGTTGGTTGAAGCGGGCGGCGGTCGCTGGCGGAAAGCGGTCAGCCTGTTTGAACAGCTGAAATCGGCCGCCCCGCGAAACGCGGCGCTGCTGGAGAACCTGGCGGTTCTGTCGTCGACGCTGGGGCGCAACGAAGCGGCGATCGGCTATCTCCACTCGTACGCCGCCGCCGCCGAGCGAGGCGATTTTGAAGCGGCGGTCGAAGCGGAAGCGCTCGCCCAACTGCTGTCGGAAGATCCCGGCCCGCAGTACGACATGGTCAACGTGCCGTTGGCGGTCGCCGACCTCGAAGCGCTGCTGGAGAAACTGCGAGTCGACGATCGCGCCAACCTGCTGCCGATCGACTTGTCGCAGCTGGCCGATGGCGACAACCCGCCGCCAAAGATCGCCTATTGGCTGCTCGATCGGACGGTGCCCGAATCAGCCGAAGGTTTGACGGTCGAAAACGCTCCCAACGTCTTGGGCGAAATGTTGGTCTTCGGCAAAGAGACCGATCGCGACGCGCGGCTCGAGCTGTCGACCATAAAGAACGACAAGTTCGACGAAGCGATCGCTACGGTGCGCGACATCTGCGGCGATATGGTCGGCGCCGCCGGCGAAGAAAAGAAGTTGGGCGAAATTCCGATGGCGGAGTCTTCGCTGACCTGGAGCTGGCGCCTGCCTGACTCGATTTCGGCCGCCCAAAAGCAGGCGTTAACCAACGAGCGTCGCCGTCAGGCGCTACTTGAGTCGTGGACCGCCCAGCCGCAACCGGCGCTCGATGGCAAGACCGCTCAAGAAGCGGCCGGCGATACTTCCATGCGAGTCAAACTGGCCGCCGCCGTGTTGGTGCTGGAGAAAGCCGGCCAGGCGCAGCAGTGGAAGTTCGACTTCAACGAACTGCGTCAGAAGCTGCAGCTGCCGACGCTCGATCGTCTGGATGGAACGCAGGTCGACATCGATTCGCTTCCCAGCATTCGCCTGTCGCGGGTCGATCCGGCGACGCTGGATGACGCCGTCCTGGTCAAAGTGTACGGCCGCTCGGTCATCTCGGCCGAACGGGGCGCGATTCGCGTCTTCGCCGAAGCGCTGCTGGCTCGCGAGTCGCTGGCCGGTCAGATCGACAAGGGCGAGCTATATGGCCAACTGGCCCGCAACTGCGGCGACTCGGACAGAGCGATCGAGTATCTCCAGCAGGCGCAAGTCGCCGCGGTCTCGGAAGGCAAGTCGCCCGGCATGTGGAAGCTGGCCGAGCTTGGACTACGGTTGGAACGCCGCGACGCGGTCGAGTCGCAGGCCTTGCTCAACGACCTGACCCGCAACCACATGCAAGAACCGGAAGTGGCCCGGCCGCTGATGCAACTACTGTATCAGTTCGGCATTATCGGCGCCGATGGGCGTCCGACCAACATGCCGCCGGGCGGAGCGCCGGCGCCTGGCCCGGCCGCAGCGCCGCCAGCGGGCGGTGGCGGAGGGCTCTGGACGCCTGACAATCCGTCGGCGGGTCCGGCTCCGGCCGGCGAAGAGCCGAAGTCGAAGCTCTGGATGCCCGGCATGGACTAA